Proteins encoded by one window of Chryseobacterium foetidum:
- a CDS encoding AAA family ATPase, which yields MENIENQNTENKGINLQKEDNNFELRIDMIDLKNSLQKVKSELAKVIVGQEDMIEHLLAALLSNGHVLIEGVPGVAKTITAKLLAKTIEVDFSRIQFTPDLMPSDILGTSVFNVKNSEFEFKKGPIFSSFVLIDEINRSPAKTQSALFEVMEERQITMDGIRYQMDEPFIVIATQNPIEHEGTYRLPEAQLDRFLFKINVGYPNLEQEIAIIKNQHESRVEDKTEGINKVITASQLKTYQNLVKEIVVESQLIEYIAKIISNTRENQFLYLGASPRASLALLTASKAFAALRGRDFVTPEDIKEASFAVLRHRVIVSPEREMEGLTADEIIRQILEGIEIPR from the coding sequence ATGGAAAACATTGAAAATCAAAATACAGAAAACAAAGGAATCAATCTGCAGAAAGAAGACAATAACTTCGAATTGAGAATCGACATGATCGATCTGAAAAACAGTCTGCAAAAAGTAAAATCTGAACTGGCAAAAGTGATTGTAGGTCAGGAAGATATGATTGAGCATTTGCTCGCAGCATTACTTTCCAACGGTCATGTTCTGATTGAAGGCGTTCCGGGAGTGGCAAAAACCATCACGGCAAAGCTTTTGGCAAAAACGATCGAGGTCGATTTCAGCAGAATTCAGTTTACACCGGATTTGATGCCTTCGGACATTTTGGGAACATCAGTTTTTAACGTCAAAAATTCTGAATTTGAATTTAAAAAAGGTCCTATCTTTTCAAGCTTTGTTTTGATTGATGAAATCAACCGTTCACCTGCGAAAACGCAATCCGCGTTATTTGAAGTGATGGAGGAAAGACAAATCACGATGGACGGAATCCGTTATCAGATGGATGAACCTTTCATCGTCATCGCCACCCAAAACCCAATCGAGCACGAAGGAACATACCGTCTTCCGGAAGCTCAGCTGGATAGATTTTTATTTAAAATCAATGTTGGCTATCCAAATTTAGAACAGGAAATTGCCATTATCAAAAACCAGCACGAAAGCCGTGTTGAAGATAAGACTGAAGGTATCAACAAAGTAATTACAGCAAGTCAGCTGAAAACCTATCAGAATTTAGTAAAAGAAATCGTTGTAGAATCTCAGCTGATTGAATATATCGCTAAAATCATTTCCAATACAAGAGAAAATCAGTTTTTATATTTGGGTGCGTCTCCGAGAGCAAGTTTGGCATTGCTTACAGCATCAAAAGCTTTTGCTGCATTGAGAGGAAGAGATTTTGTAACTCCTGAAGACATCAAGGAAGCGAGTTTTGCTGTTTTAAGACACCGTGTAATCGTATCTCCTGAGCGTGAAATGGAAGGTCTTACCGCCGACGAAATTATCAGACAGATTTTAGAAGGAATTGAAATTCCGAGGTAG